From the genome of Gallus gallus isolate bGalGal1 chromosome 4, bGalGal1.mat.broiler.GRCg7b, whole genome shotgun sequence:
TTATGTTAACAGTTCTAATATTTATTGTATGTGATATGCCAGagttttaaaatggaaactattttcagaataaaaaatgtaaatagtaCTGTTAGGTTTGGCATAAAAGTACATGAAGTGAAAAAACCCTCTAGTGTACCCatctaaaaaaatataattccaTTTGAATACAAAAATGAGAACTGTCCTTTCATTATTACtgacaaaacagagaaaaagaagtttgtTCTGTGGAATACGTTAGTCTATGATACAAATGATACAAAATTTTCCAATGTTTGATGAAGAAGGTCTCACTTAAAGCACCAAGTCTCTGAACGATTTTAACAGTATTGCAAAATTATTGGAAAGCAACCTTTTAACTGTTTAGCTTTGTTGTACTTTGAagtcttaaaatatttacatttcaataCAGATACCATACATACTTTATCAAAACAATGAATAATCCGCCAGAGTATATAGAAAAATATTCCCAGCTTAGTTAAACTGTTTACAAAAATGCACcaacagtgaaaatgaagagcTAGGAACTACCAGTGTTTCAAAATAGTAGTTCCGGTTCAAACTTATAATACACATCCGGCATTAGAGTTCTGAAGTCTGAGACCACACAGAAAagtttctctctcctctcaGTCCAAGTTCAATGCATCCTCCAACCAACCCTGCCTGCTCAGCAAAAGCAGTACAAAGGGTTGGCATGGTTGTGCTCTTTTTCTCATATCTATGCAATACAAGCTAGGTAAAAACTAagtactagaaaaaaaataagcattttagTGCTATTTGACCTAGTGGGAGTAACTCTCATCTCACAGATTTCTCATTTACACCCTTGTATTCCTCTAAAGTCAGTGgttttcttccactgaaaatgAGTGCTTGAATTTAAGTTTTAGTTCCTATATTTTGTGCCTGAATTGCCACAAAAAACTGTGATAAACACTTGCAGCCCACAGAGGATTTGAAGGTGCTGTTCACTACATGTATGCCTTATCTCTCAAACACTATGCtgtaacaaaacaaattaaaccaTGTTAGACAGATATCACAGTCTAGGATTTTATTTGTACAGACCCAGCAGAAACCAGGTACAGCACAGTATCCTAGAACAGATAATGgcaacaagaaaaatgtttgcatagcaaattcttttcaaatttgTCTTATGGAAGAGATGAAGCTGACCTCCAATAAAAACTTCAAACATGGGAGTGCAAAGTAGTGCTTAGCTCTCAGTATAAGCTTTTCAATATCTTAATAActctgctctcctttctgctttgctaACGGTACAGTTTCTTTTGCAAAGTAAAGCAGTTTTCCCTATCTTGCTTTCCAAGAAAATTAACGGCactcattaaaattaaaaacaaacagacaaaactaGTCTCTCAATTAATGCTTTGTTACTGGAAGCGAAAGAACATCCCAACCCTTGGTTGCTTCTATCAAGTGCCTCTGTCCATGACTTATCCATTCTTCTTGGTCCGCATATACTCTTCCACAAAACCAGCACTTAAACATACACTGAAGTGGTTCAGCTGGTGAGGCTTCCACCACCTGGTAGTTGTTTTTATGGgtctttttcagtttcatttttagcatactttgcttttttgcttgGCTTCCTGTCTCAGCATTCTGAAGAGTAAGACGCTTTCGGTAACGTTTGACACCAAGACAACTACTTGTCCTTTCTGACAGAACTACTTTCAGGACATGACCTTTATACTTGTTGATAGTCTTCATTACATTAATTATCTCTGGCGTGTCAACATCAGGATGGTTGAGTACCACAACTGGCTGGTTACGACGAGGGCATTTAATCAACTGATTCATTCTCAGAGGGACAAGCCGAAGACGTCTTGCTGTCAATAGATACGACATGTCAGAACCTGAACTGGTTTCCGactgtgttcttgtttttctctttggaagCTCCCTGTAACCCACTTGTTTTACCTTATTTTTGGGTCCTTGTTGACTTTTTGAATagtgtttgctttgcttgcttACATCACCATTTTTCTGATATGGTACAACAGTTCGCTTGCTACTAGTTTTAGCATTCATCTCTCGCTTTGGTCTTTGCCTGAGTGATATATTTCGGGATTGAGTATGTGGATCACTCTGATTAGGCAAACATGGCAAATTACTGCTAAGTTTCTCAGAAACACTGACGGGAACTGGACGAGGCAGAAGCATCTCGTTGCAATATGCAGAAGGAGCTGATGCTTCACTCATCTTTTCTATTCCTCTGGAGTTTTGACTGCTAGCAGCATTGAGCACTCTCAGCACTGTCCCTTTGGGGATAAACACTGGAGAAGCAACATTGGAATTTTTAGTCACCCTGCTTTTAGATGTTCTTGCAAATGTAAGTAGCTGCTCATTACTGTGTTCATTACTACCAATTACATTACTTCCATCGTGCACTTGAGGGAAAGACATAGCTTGTTCCAACCCAGTGGCACAGCTTGCTGAATTTTCCTGAGGGAAGTGCATCTTTTTACTAGAAGCTTGGCATCTCAAAGGCATAGATTTCATGTTAGATTCAGCAGCAGACATGAGCTGAGCAATTTTTCTACACAGCAACGTTGTTGACTTCTTATTGCGTGTCGTATCATCCCATCTGATGCTCTCTGGAACATTTGCAGCCCCAGAGctaagagaaaatacagatgaaatAACAGGTCCCTCAAAAGGATTgtttttattctccattttctgtaGTTCTAGTGATTCCAgaagaagattatttttttgaCTTACAGTCTCAGCTTTCTTTACTTTGCTAAAACTAAAAGTCATGTCCTCCCAAGGTGAAGTTTTAGTAACATGaaagtttttttctgcttcagaacaTATAACAGGTTTTCTATCAAAACCCTTAGCAGCTAAAGGTGTTTCTGCAGAGTTGACTATCGGACTCCTACATTCCTTGTCATCCCTCTTTAgtggaaaaacatctttttgtttAAGGACAGCAGAAGAGTAGAAATTTTTGCTCCCCTGAGTAGTCTTTACTGAATTGTTCTTGGAACTTTTATCTTCAGAAACAGCGGCAGTCTTTGGACGAGATGTATTCACACCTTCTTCATAACAATACAAATCATAATGtaagttattttttccatccGCTTCCCGCTTGGGTGATTTaagatcacattttttttcagtactattAGTCACCAAAGACTGAGAACAAAGTTCTATAACACCTGAACGCACATCAATACCTTTCACCAAATGAAGGCGTAATTTTGATGAATCTTCTTTCTGAATTGATACAGAGTTACAGTCTGAGTACTGGGAATCAGATGAATAAAGGTAGTCAGAATTCTTGTCATACTTACTGTCTAAATTAAGCTGGTTACTAATACTGGATAACTTGTCTACATTCACTTCCATGGTTAGTAACTCATTTGAAGATACAgatggtttttttccttctgcagttcgCTCTGTACCTTGATTCTCAAGTCCCAACGCAGCACAGTTCACAGGCCTGCAAGCTGCTTCTTTCATAGGAATAAGTTTAAGAACCAGCTGTTGAGCTCCGTTCACTATTTTAATTTCTACTATCTGAGCTAAACAGTTAGAAGGAACTACAAGTTCAGATGGCGCAATTACGGTTAAAGGCATTCCAGGTTGTAAAGGCTCCATTTTGGGGGAATAAACCTCAACTTCTACACTCTGATTCTCACACATGCTTATTTCAGATGGCTCCAATATTGTTTTATTCTGGATTGAAGCTGCACTGATGCTACATTCTATATCATGAGATGAAGAGACTATTTTAGTCGCTTTATCTGGAATCTCACAAGTGATATTTGAAGACGAATTTGAAAGTTCATTCTGAAAAgtaatttcttcatatttctgcttttcaaataaaGTGCTCTGACTTGGTAGACAAGACTTCTTTTGCTGACGTTTTATGCCAGTATTTGACAGCCGTTTTTTGGGCGCTTCATGCACTCTTCTTGTATGTTTCACTATATAGTCATGCCTAACAGCACCATAATCACAGTATTCACACTGATACGGAAAAGTTCCAGTGTGCTTCACCAAATGTCTCTGGAACTCACCTTTGGTGTAAGATATATAATTACAATAGGaacaaataaatttaatttcttcatgttGACTTACATGCTTTTTATACTGCAAAGGATCCTTCGTTGAAAATCTACATTTATCACAGTAGTATTTACCGGGCAAAAAGTTTTTAActttaaatgctttctgtttttttctctgataagttttctcatgtttttcaaAGTCTATGGCATTGGCACCTTCAGggacaaaatggaaagcaggCGATGTAATATGACTGCACATCTTGCAGATGAAGTTTTTGTCTTCAGCCCACCCAAGTTTCTTATGCTTTTCTAAATCTTGCTTCGAAATTTTCTGgatatttctgcatttcatgCAGCTTATCAATGACAGCTTATTATTCTCAGCCTCAGTGCCTTGGTAACAGTAGTTCTGATCATCATCACCATTTGACGGATTTGATTTATCTTCAAATGATTGCTTTGGAGATGTAGttaaggaattatttttatcattaacTTGGCCAGGGTACAATCTTGGTAGaatttccctcatttttttcaactgcatttcagaagacGCAAATCTGCACCAGCTTCgtcaaacagcagcaacagaacGTTTTCTTGATCTTAGTCTGATGTATGTGGCTTATCAATTACTCGTTCAGTCCACCAATCCGCAAAATATGCTCTTTGGAAGAAATGGTCATCAAGAACTCACATCCATATTATACTCCACGTTCTTAATTTTATTCAATCAACTTGCCGCACTAAAGAATAGAGAGCAGAAGAAAGTCAGTTATGATTTACTAATCATTGAACTAGTCAACTATTAGCAAACTATAGCCAAATTACAGTGTGCAAATCTGTTAATACATTAAGTTGTTTCTACTGTGCACAAAGAATAATTAACTCTAAGCAAAACATAATCAGTTAAATAATCCTTTAGTATTTGTTCATATTCAGTGTTCATATATTCACAAGATGATCCGATATTTATCAAAACCTATAGAGTGTATGCTATCTCTTCCATGTAAAAGAACTTTACATTTAAGATGTATTTAAGCCTAACAAGGAGGACACTTTGTAACAGAACTCAGCAATAGAATTTGCTTTCAGCTCTATCTACAGTCAAGGACAGCATATGCAGTTAATGACAGTTTTAAGGACAGCTCTCATAGACCTGAGATCATACAGTAGCATCCAATTACTACAATACTACTAGACTAAGAACTTCAAACAACAAAATACCTTTATAATGCTTGAAAATGAGTAAGCATCTGATCCAAAAATATACTGGCAGTATAGAAAAGACATTATAAAACATTACAGTTACCACTCATTTGTGAATCCCAGGAGGTAAGACTAAAGTGACCACAAGGGTTACCAGAAACACACAACTATAAGATTGTTTCTAAAATTAAGGATTTTTAAGATAACATAAAAATTCCTGAAGTACAGATGGAAATTCTTTAGCAAGACTGGACCTGAAACATTGGTATTATTCTTTCTACTTCACATATTCTCAAAATAGTAAGTTACAACAACATAATTAAGTTAAAATAATCAGCAGCTGCAAAAAGTAATTACTTTCACTTCTATTAGTAACAGAGTACAATCACTTCTAAATATGTCAACAACCATATAACTAATTTACTCCAACCTGATAATACAAGATGTatcaatcaaataaaataagcaaagcaacagaaggcaaaggTAAAACAGTAATATCAGTGTAAAACCACTCTGTTAACTTGCGCAGCATGTTTGGCCCCAAAGCTTCTAGAACTCTTACTGTTTCTTTGCTATATTTAACATGAACAAGATCCCTGCTTCAACAGCTTTTGCCAGAACTATAAGCCCACTGAtacttggaaaacagaaaaattaagtaTGCTTTTGAGACATATATCAGATAAAATCCAAAGCTCACAGCAAGAACAACTCAATTCAATACCTTTCTTAGTCAAACTTTCTCACTTACAGACATATTGCTGCACACATCTGCTGCATTTTAATACATCTTACAGAAGATGGGCATTTCTGCTCCTGGAATCTAATTCCTCGCCACGTCTATCTGGAGACAGATTTGATTTGGGAGTAGCATCCTATTACTGTAATACTGACAGAATGACAACTTTATACTATGAAACATCTTTACAGTGCCTGAAAATGAGTAAGCATCTGATCCATTAAGTTTTTCTTACATCTATCTGTGCCCTATCTGCTAATATTCCTAACTGCTGTGAGAATGCTGCCCTAGAGATGGGACTCTGCAAAAAGCAAGTATATTGAAGTAATCTCAAACAACAATAAGAAGTTAGAAAAATGGTTAGAGACAAGATCATTATATTTTCAGTCTCTAGCAGATGGATGGCTGCAAAGCTGTAAAACTCATCAGTAGGAAGTTCCTGGGACTGtagtaatttcatttcattgcaaTGCAGACACCTGCAGTAACATCCCCGTGtaaaaaacaaatcacacaGGGCAGCTTCCCAGGTATGAGTAAAGAATACATTACTGGATCATGATCtgaaggggtttttttttgtgtgtagtTTGTTGTGTGCGCGTGTGTTTTCAAATCTAATGCTCATAACGTTAGAATCTGGATAACAGAGGgcataaagaggaaaataaaacaaacgaTTCTGATAATCTTGGAAGGACTGTGCTCCCCACCTGCAAATACCACTTCTCAGACTTGAGAGGAATCTTTTGACATAAAAGACTGATGGCAGGTCTATGTTCAGGAGATCCGTTGCTTCATTTCAGGACAAAGATGCTACGAGCCCTCGAGAAGCTTTAGTGTTGCACCCAGATCAAAAATGCTTCAAGGATTTCTACagctttaaaaagtaattaaaactgtatttgGGAAGAACGGGTGAAAttagattgctttttttttttttttgctgtaactTCTTACTCATACTGAAACTACACTCTACACCAACTGACCAACAGATAACCATAAAGCACTTTATGCTACAGacattacaaaaaaaagttggttttttttaattaacattgtAAACTTCACTTTACAAGACAACATGAAAAAGGATCCACTACCCTTAAAGAACAAGAAAGTAACAGATATTGACAAATGCTTGACAAGTGCCTTAACTGACCAGGCAGATCTGGATTGCTAAACCTAAGAGGGGAACTAAAAGAATTTGATAGAGGTAATTCGAAGAACAAGCCAGCAATCTTTCAAATCTTTCCCAACTCAAATACCTCAACATTTGCAGACAAAAGCAAATGGGTGTAACGTTAAACTTAAGTTTTTATTCAGATCTGTGAAAAATGCTATGTTGTAATACTGTTCTAATGGAGTTGTTAGAAACCAGGTTTTTAATGCTAAGTActgcaaatgca
Proteins encoded in this window:
- the ZNF518B gene encoding zinc finger protein 518B; translation: MQLKKMREILPRLYPGQVNDKNNSLTTSPKQSFEDKSNPSNGDDDQNYCYQGTEAENNKLSLISCMKCRNIQKISKQDLEKHKKLGWAEDKNFICKMCSHITSPAFHFVPEGANAIDFEKHEKTYQRKKQKAFKVKNFLPGKYYCDKCRFSTKDPLQYKKHVSQHEEIKFICSYCNYISYTKGEFQRHLVKHTGTFPYQCEYCDYGAVRHDYIVKHTRRVHEAPKKRLSNTGIKRQQKKSCLPSQSTLFEKQKYEEITFQNELSNSSSNITCEIPDKATKIVSSSHDIECSISAASIQNKTILEPSEISMCENQSVEVEVYSPKMEPLQPGMPLTVIAPSELVVPSNCLAQIVEIKIVNGAQQLVLKLIPMKEAACRPVNCAALGLENQGTERTAEGKKPSVSSNELLTMEVNVDKLSSISNQLNLDSKYDKNSDYLYSSDSQYSDCNSVSIQKEDSSKLRLHLVKGIDVRSGVIELCSQSLVTNSTEKKCDLKSPKREADGKNNLHYDLYCYEEGVNTSRPKTAAVSEDKSSKNNSVKTTQGSKNFYSSAVLKQKDVFPLKRDDKECRSPIVNSAETPLAAKGFDRKPVICSEAEKNFHVTKTSPWEDMTFSFSKVKKAETVSQKNNLLLESLELQKMENKNNPFEGPVISSVFSLSSGAANVPESIRWDDTTRNKKSTTLLCRKIAQLMSAAESNMKSMPLRCQASSKKMHFPQENSASCATGLEQAMSFPQVHDGSNVIGSNEHSNEQLLTFARTSKSRVTKNSNVASPVFIPKGTVLRVLNAASSQNSRGIEKMSEASAPSAYCNEMLLPRPVPVSVSEKLSSNLPCLPNQSDPHTQSRNISLRQRPKREMNAKTSSKRTVVPYQKNGDVSKQSKHYSKSQQGPKNKVKQVGYRELPKRKTRTQSETSSGSDMSYLLTARRLRLVPLRMNQLIKCPRRNQPVVVLNHPDVDTPEIINVMKTINKYKGHVLKVVLSERTSSCLGVKRYRKRLTLQNAETGSQAKKQSMLKMKLKKTHKNNYQVVEASPAEPLQCMFKCWFCGRVYADQEEWISHGQRHLIEATKGWDVLSLPVTKH